A window of Falco cherrug isolate bFalChe1 chromosome 14, bFalChe1.pri, whole genome shotgun sequence genomic DNA:
TGTAggtaaaaggtaattctggcagggggtatcgcgaccaccgactcatgtACCACCTACCCGAATaataccccagacccatttctagacctttctaacctttactgcgcagaattGGATATGGGAGGggagtatgttaatgatttttgggaaatactatgtttatgcatgattacttaatgaatatgtatgagtAAGTCCTATAGAAGGTGTATGgttttgaaacttggtgtgcgtCGATCGTGAGATGACTCACTCGtgcacccggccgttaataaagaagtgtctgcttatctacatcacattggtgtcgataagttctttATTctgagatttcggtaacagaTGCATTTCAGCAAATTTGCTATACATACAGACATCCTGCTCGGATCAAATGAGTGTCCCAAGAAGAAGCAGGTAACGTAATTATGCTTCCCTGAATTTATTAGAGATTAAATTGGCTGGATTTTGTGGTATTCAAGATTTAAGTACACAGATGGGATGTCATTTGGTTTCtaagttttcattctttcccaTACTTTGCAATCTTTTGAATTTATCTGCTGTACCTAGAAGTAATTCAGGTTTTCCCCATCACAGCTCAAACCTACTTCTGTAGTATTTTGCTGTCATTACTCAGCTTTTGGCATATGCCTTTGCCTCCTGCCTCTTTtgctccaccaccaccttctctcaacatctctttcctttttttctttttttcttacagaccTTTGATCCTTTCTTTAATCTGGTTATTGAGGGATTCTATTATTCTTTGTCTCTGTAAAGCTACAGGGTCTGAGTCCCCTCTCAGACTACTTCCACTAGTGCAGACATAAAGGGTTCTGACTTCACACAAACACAAGAGGAGAATGAAATCTCCAGTTTACAAATCCTCCAAGAACAAACAGGCTCAGTTATGCCACAGAACATTCCTTTATACTTTCAGGAAGGTCTTGGAAtcttatttatgaaaatataataGGGTTTAGGATGCTGGGCTCATTGCTCATATTTTTATACTAAGACTCACACACAAGTGTTCAAGAATAAGAACTTGTCTAGTACCTTTCTCAGAATGAGAAGGCAAATATACTACAAAAAAAGAGTAGTTAGGCATAATTTTGGCTACCAAACCCATCACTCTTTAAAATCCTCAGACAAGAACAATTCTTTGACTGGTTTTTCATTAAGTGTAAACATCTTTCCCTTTGTGTTCTTCCCTCTTTGCCTTAGGCTTTCTTCACCTCTGTGCCTTATTTCAGTATCACATGCTACAGGCTGAGACATTGGGACACAGGGAAAaggtgcttttctttctttttccagatgtCTTACTTCTGCACCCTAGAAAAAGAGCATAATCCATTTGCATAGTTCTCTCCTCTTGCTCACAGTGCAAGCTTTCTTATTTAGCATAGAGATTTGTTTCCTAAACCTGATTAAGCAGGTCGTATTTTTACTAATCCAATTCAACAAATCATAATTTTATCAGAACTGCCCTTTAGAAAGCTTTTGGAAGTTGCTCTAACTCATTTGGAACATGTGCACGCATAGAtggatttcttttccaaacagaaagaCTTCatctctcattaaaaaaaaccacaaaaccaacacaggACAATAGTTAACATTGCTAACTCTAATGTAATGTCTATTTTCTGTACCATAGATGAAAATTCAGCATCTTAGAAGAAAAGATCTTTTACATTAAATCTCTTTTCAGTAGCATGCATTTTTCCCTTACAGCTGTTGTCACTGTTTAACATACCTGACTAACGGAAAAAAGGGAGCATTCTAAAATCAGCACTGTGCAGGCATCACGGTGACAAGCACACGTGAATGAATTTCTTCTGCTCCTGGGTCTCTATTTCTGGTGCTTGTCTAACAAATTAATGGCATTTAGATTTTTGCAaatccagcacaccacagttcacaAAAAGTCTGCCATTTCTTTGTTGGCTGGATTTTTATAGCCTACCCTGCCACGGTACCCAAGGGATCTGTAAGTGACAGAAGTAGATCATTGTAAGGTCTCAGTCTCCGCTGTctgtgctttaattttcttagtatGAAATACAACAGTGCAAGATTTAATGAAATGGTGcaaatttgattatttttgcaTGGGTTTGACtttgataaagatattaaagtACCAGCATGCTAACTAATGAAGACAAAACAATATCAAATCACAATGGATGCAGCTTGAGCAAACAACAGCATGAAGAATACTGAGGTCATAAGCATTAAAAGATAATTGAAGAGGCATCAGCTTACGCCTTAGTCACGGactgaaaatgtcattaaacaAATCATCAACCCCTCTATAAATAACTGTCATTATTTTTCAGGGACACTGTCAGGTCTCTGCATTTCAATCCTGCCcaattgtttgtttttcttccttagcACAACAATGACCAAAATATTTACTAGATTATTTGAATCTTATTTTGTAGACCACTGTATCTAGAAAGAGTAATATTATCAGCATATACAGCTTAGggaataacaaaaaataaaattaacatgatgaaaaatgaactaattttgaaacaacaaaacaagaagaaaaaaaaaggcacaaggTCAGGTCTAATACAAAGTAAAATTCAAGTAAAAATGGGGGTAACCAGTTTTTATGCTTATACAATCAAACCCAGAATTTAGCACACAGTTATTTGATTCTGCCTTCAAAACATGACTCCAATACTTACTTTAtagcactgaaataattttccttggGATGTACCCTCACTCTGAAATCCGTGGTATACATAGCTCATCGGTACTGACTTCTGCCCACTCAGCACAGGCACATCCATCAGCCTGATCTTGTACTCTGCGATGACCCACATCCTTAattgcagaaaggaaacacGGGGATAACGAACTGCATGAAAGGCATTGGCTCAGCTTTTCATACAGCTAACAGGCAAACTCATGAACGTATTTATGCACCAGGGCAATCCCTCCACCTGCCAGGGGGCAGACATTGCAGCACCGGGTTGTTactgctgctctgcccccaCGTTTGGCCAGAGGACAGGGAATTTTTCAGCCATCAGCACTGGCCGTGACTAGAGCACAATGCCGTCAGGGAGCAACCACCAAAGCCTCGCTGCTGTAAATTCAGTCTTGACAGCGTATTTAGACGAGATACGCCTTCAAGATAGCCCTTTTACAGAGGTCTGCCTGCAAGGCCGAGGCTGGCATCCAGGGGGGATGGTGGCCACAAGGAATTGTCCAAGGCCCAGTCCAAAAACAAGCCAGAGCCGCTGCCACAGCCGTCCCTTGCTATCAAGGCTGCTGGTGGCGGGGCGCCGGCGGCACGGGCAGGCCCGCcgtgagctgctgctgaggcccGGCATCCCCTTGGCTCGGCCCAGCGCGGCTtgcccggggccggccgggtGCAGAGCAGAGCCGCCGTGCCGGCCGGGCCGCCGTGCCAGGCCAGGTCCGGACCCCAGCGCGGGGCGGGCCGTCGGCGGCGGGCGGTGCCAGGGCGCATGCGCCACGGCGGCGGAAGCCCTGAGGATCCGGGGCGGCTCCGGTACCCGCTCGCCCCGGCATGGCCGATGCGTATTTGCCGGTGGGCCCCGGGCTGGGCCTGGAGGAGAACTTCCTGTCGCTGGACGACATCTTGATGTCGCAGGAGAAGCTGCCGGGCCGCGCCGAGAGCGCCCTGCCGCGCCTGGCCTTCGCGCTGGGCCAGGGGGCCGGCACCGGCGACACGATCCCTGAGGTAACGCGGTGGCGGGAAGAGCCGCAGCTCCCAGCAGGCaccgcgcggggcggggggctgggcgCGCCCCCCGTCCCGGGCCGGTGGCGGGGCCTGCGCTCCCGGTGCGGGCCTCTGCCGCAGCCCGGGGCCCAgccgccccctgcccgctgGGGTGGCCGCACACCGCTGCGCgcctgcggctgctgctggccgctgttcacttgggttttttcttctgctctttaaTCACCTGACAGTTATTGGCTTGTacagcatcatttaaaaaaaaataatccactttCAGGCTCTTGCAGTAATAATTAATGCTTCTAAAGCGTGTCTGGTTTATATTACAATTGTAGTAGACTgttctgaaagcaaagctgacATTTGCACTCTTGGGTCGTTCACCAGCAGAGCTTGATCCcgcccagggatgctgccccCATATTTTCGTGGCAAAAGGAcaattttggggttttctcaCTCGTGCAGGGCTCAAAGCTGGAAATACCCCTGTGGCTCGCCAAAGGCCTGTATGACAGCAAAAGAAGAATCATTTCGGTGGAACTGCCGAAGATTTACAAGGAAGCCTGGAGGACAGTGTTCAGCGCCGATGCTAATGTGGTTGATCTGCATAAAATGGGGCCATACTACTACAGATTTGGCTCCCAGCTCCTGAATTTTGACAATCCAGAGAATCCTGAGATAGCTCAGACTATCCTGCAGGCAAGTATCTGAACTGAGTCTGGAAATTTGGTTTCTTCCTGTTGTTCCCAGCTGCTTAGCagtcttcaggaaaaatatCCTGGTTTAATCCA
This region includes:
- the GINS3 gene encoding DNA replication complex GINS protein PSF3 yields the protein MADAYLPVGPGLGLEENFLSLDDILMSQEKLPGRAESALPRLAFALGQGAGTGDTIPEGSKLEIPLWLAKGLYDSKRRIISVELPKIYKEAWRTVFSADANVVDLHKMGPYYYRFGSQLLNFDNPENPEIAQTILQTFISRFRRIMDSSQNAYNEDTSALVARLDELERALFQAGQKGLNDFQCWEKGQASQITASSLIQNYGKRKFTDMDG